In Zunongwangia sp. HGR-M22, the sequence TCCTATTAGCTAGATGGTAAGGTAACGGCTTACCATGGCAACGATAGGTAGGGGTCCTGAGAGGGAGATCCCCCACACTGGTACTGAGACACGGACCAGACTCCTACGGGAGGCAGCAGTGAGGAATATTGGACAATGGGCGAGAGCCTGATCCAGCCATGCCGCGTGCAGGAAGACTGCCCTATGGGTTGTAAACTGCTTTTACAGAGGAAGAAACCCCTTTACGTGTAAAGGGCTGACGGTACTCTGCGAATAAGGATCGGCTAACTCCGTGCCAGCAGCCGCGGTAATACGGAGGATCCAAGCGTTATCCGGAATCATTGGGTTTAAAGGGTCCGTAGGCGGATTTATAAGTCAGTGGTGAAAGTCTTCCGCTTAACGGGAGAACTGCCATTGATACTGTAGATCTTGAATTATTATGAAGTGGTTAGAATGTGTAGTGTAGCGGTGAAATGCATAGATATTACACAGAATACCGATTGCGAAGGCAGATCACTAATAATATATTGACGCTGATGGACGAAAGCGTAGGTAGCGAACAGGATTAGATACCCTGGTAGTCTACGCCGTAAACGATGGTTACTAGCTGTCCGGCCCAATTGAGGGCTGGGTGGTTAAGCGAAAGTGATAAGTAACCCACCTGGGGAGTACGTTCGCAAGAATGAAACTCAAAGGAATTGACGGGGGCCCGCACAAGCGGTGGAGCATGTGGTTTAATTCGATGATACGCGAGGAACCTTACCAGGGCTTAAATGCAGTCTGACGTATTTGGAAACAGATATTTCTTCGGACAGATTGCAAGGTGCTGCATGGTTGTCGTCAGCTCGTGCCGTGAGGTGTCAGGTTAAGTCCTATAACGAGCGCAACCCCTGTGGTTAGTTGCCAGCACGTAATGGTGGGAACTCTAGCCAGACTGCCGGTGCAAACCGTGAGGAAGGTGGGGATGACGTCAAATCATCACGGCCCTTACGTCCTGGGCCACACACGTGCTACAATGGTAGGGACAGAGAGCAGCCACTTCGCGAGAAGGAGCGAATCTATAAACCCTATCACAGTTCGGATCGTAGTCTGCAACTCGACTACGTGAAGCTGGAATCGCTAGTAATCGCATATCAGCCATGATGCGGTGAATACGTTCCCGGGCCTTGTACACACCGCCCGTCAAGCCATGGAAGCTGGGGGTACCTGAAGTCCGTTACCGCAAGGAGCGGCCTAGGGTAAAACTAGTAACTGGGGCTAAGTCGTAACAAGGTAGCCGTACCGGAAGGTGCGGCTGGAACACCTCCTTTCTAGAGCAGAACCTTATTTTAGAATAAGGAACTGGCAATTAGATTTAGGGAAGTTCAAAAGCAAGTCCTTTTGGTCTTGATTCTTAATTTGTCAATTTGATTATATGGACAGTCTCATAGCTCAGCTGGTTAGAGCGCTACACTGATAATGTAGAGGTCGGCAGTTCGAGTCTGCCTGAGACTACTTTAAAGAAGTACTTGGAGGGCGAGAGTTTAAAAGTATATGTTCTTACAGATTTATTGAAAGGAAATTTTAGAGGTTGAGTAGCCGTTATAAGTACTGTTAACTGATAACTGGTTAACTGATCACTAAAAACGGGGGATTAGCTCAGCTGGCTAGAGCGCCTGCCTTGCACGCAGGAGGTCATCGGTTCGACTCCGATATTCTCCACCAGGCAATGCTTGGAGATTTGAAAGATAATCTTCATGGTTTGCAGTGGGAAGCATAGATTGTTTATACGTCTATCGCGACTCGCGATCGTTCATTGACATATTGAGAAATAAAGAATACGAGAAACTAACGCTTATTATGCGATAGAGTTTTTAAAAATTCTAAAGTAATAATAGCACAATAAAATAGTTGACAATCATTTAGCAAAGATGATTGTCGCGAGCATATTAGGTAAAAAGCATACAAGCTTATTAAGGGCGTATGGGGAATGCCTAGGCTCTCAGAGGCGAAGAAGGACGTGATAAGCTGCGAAAAGCTATGGGGAGTGGCACATACACATTGATCCGTAGATATCCGAATGGGGCAACCCACTTAATTGAAGATTAAGTATCCGCAAGGAGGCGAACCCGGAGAACTGAAACATCTAAGTACCCGGAGGAAGAGAAAACAAAAGTGATTACGCTAGTAGCGGCGAGCGAACGCGTATTAGCCCAAACCATATAGTTTACGGACTATTTGGGGTTGTAGGACTACAATATTTGATGCATGCAGAATTAGAATCCTTTGGAAAGAGGAACCATAGAGGGTGATAGTCCCGTATAGGTAATAAATGTTATTGATAGTAGTATCCTGAGTAGTGCGGGGCACGTGAAACCCTGTATGAATCCGGCGGGACCATCCGCCAAGGCTAAATACTCCTGAGAGACCGATAGTGAACCAGTACCGTGAGGGAAAGGTGAAAAGAACCCTGAACAAGGGAGTGAAATAGATCCTGAAACCATACGCTTACAAGCGGTCGGAGCCCTTTGGGGTGACGGCGTGCCTTTTGCATAATGAGCCTACGAGTTACCGTTGCCAGCAAGGTTAAGCACTTCAGGTGTGGAGCCGTAGCGAAAGCGAGTCTGAATAGGGCGCATTAGTTGGTCATGGTAGACGCGAAACCGTGTGATCTACCCTTGGGCAGGTTGAAGCTGTGGTAACACATAGTGGAGGACCGAACCCGTTGACGTTGAAAAGTCTTGGGATGACCTGAGGGTAGGGGTGAAAGGCCAATCAAACTCGGAAATAGCTCGTACTCCCCGAAATGCATTTAGGTGCAGCGGTATAATAGTTTTATAGAGGTAGAGCTACTGATTGGATGCGGGGGCTTCACCGCCTACCAATTCCTGACAAACTCCGAATGCTATAAAATGTTTTATATCAGTGAGGGCATGGGTGCTAAGGTCCGTGTCCGAGAGGGAAAGAACCCAGACCATCAGCTAAGGTCCCCAAATATATGTTAAGTTGAATAAACGCGGTTGAACTGCTTAGACAGCTAGGATGTTGGCTTGGAAGCAGCCATTCATTTAAAGAGTGCGTAACAGCTCACTAGTCGAGCGGTTCGGCATGGATAATAATCGGGCATAAACATATTACCGAAGCTATGGATTTACAACAAGAGTTGTAAGTGGTAGGGGAGCATTGTAACAACGTAGAAGGTGTATCGCGAGGTATATTGGAGTGGTTACAAAAGAAAATGTAGGCATAAGTAACGATAATGCGGGCGAGAAACCCGCACACCGAAAGACTAAGGTTTCCTCAGCTATGCTAATCAGCTGAGGGTTAGTCGGGTCCTAAGGCGAACCCGAAAGGGGTAGTCGATGGCCAAGCAGTTAATATTCTGCTACTTGCCCCACGTTAAAGCGGACGGAGGCGAAAAGTTGGTGCGTACTGACGGAATAGTACGTTGAATCCAGTGGTAACACGGAGATAGTACACAAAAGCTACGGCCGGCGTGATAATCCAGCGGATCGACTTCCAAGAAAAGCGAGTGGTGGCAACCCGTACCGTAAACCGACACAGGTAGTTGGGATGAGAATTCTAAGGTGCTCGAGAGATTCATGGCTAAGGAACTAGGCAAAATGGGCCCGTAACTTCGGGAGAAGGGTCGCCCACAGCAATGTGGGCCGCAGTGAAGAGGTCCAGGCGACTGTTTATCAAAAACACAGGACTCTGCTAAATCGAAAGATGATGTATAGGGTCTGACACCTGCCCGGTGCCGGAAGGTTAAGAGGAGATGTTCGCCTTTGGCAAAGCATTGAATTGAAGCCCCGGTAAACGGCGGCCGTAACTATAACGGTCCTAAGGTAGCGAAATTCCTTGTCGGGTAAGTTCCGACCTGCACGAATGGTGCAACGATCTGGACACTGTCTCAGCCATGAGCTCGGTGAAATTGTAGTATCGGTGAAGATGCCGATTACCCGCTACGGGACGAAAAGACCCCGTGCACCTTTACTATAGCTTAGTATTGACTTTGGACAAGTGATGTGTAGGATAGGTGGGAGACTTTGAAGCTGCGTCGCCAGGCGTGGTGGAGTCATTGTTGAAATACCACCCTTTACTTGTTTGAAGCCTAACTTCGATAAGAAGGACAGTGCTTGGTGGGTAGTTTGACTGGGGTGGTCGCCTCCAAAAGAGTAACGGAGGCTTCTAAAGGTTCCCTCAGCACGCTTGGTAACCGTGCGTAGAGTGCAATGGCATAAGGGAGCTTGACTGAGAGACCTACAAGTCGATCAGGTACGAAAGTAGAGCATAGTGATCCGGTGGCGCCGCATGGAAGGGCCATCGCTCAAAGGATAAAAGGTACGCCGGGGATAACAGGCTGATCTCCCCCAAGAGCTCACATCGACGGGGGGGTTTGGCACCTCGATGTCGGCTCGTCACATCCTGGGGCTGGAGAAGGTCCCAAGGGTTGGGCTGTTCGCCCATTAAAGTGGCACGCGAGCTGGGTTCAGAACGTCGTGAGACAGTTCGGTCTCTATCTGTAGTGGGCGTTAGAAATTTGAGTGGACCTGACTCTAGTACGAGAGGACCGAGTTGGACTAACCTCTGGTGTATCTGTTGTTCCGCCAGGAGCATTGCAGAGTAGCTACGTTGGGAAGGGATAAGCGCTGAAAGCATATAAGCGCGAAACCCACCACAAGATGAGATTTCTTTAAAGGACCGTGGGAGACGACCACGTTGATAGGCTATAGGTGTAAAGGCAGTAATGTCATAGCCGAGTAGTACTAATCATCCGTATAGCTTGATGCAATGTTCTCTAGGGGGTGCAAACTCCCTAGGGACGGCCAAATGCTAAGTTTTGTTGTATAGTTTCAAATTATTTTTTATTTCTTAATCATGTCAAGATATTAGACAGCCGGTGCTATATAGTGATATAGTATGCAGTTGTAACGACTTAAGGTGGTTATAGCGACGGGGCTCACCTCTTCCCATTCCGAACAGAGCAGTTAAGCCCGTTAGCGCAGATGGTACTACTATTTGTGGGAGAGTATGTCGCCGCCTTGCTTTTTAAAACCCTTATCAGAGATTATCTGGTAAGGGTTTTTTATTTTATATGGTCAGCTCATCCCAGAGCCAATCGTAGTTCATATAAATACTGTCCTACCCCAATCTAAAAGAACATACATTTTACACCGCATAAAAAAACCTCGCTAAACTAGCGAGGTTTTTTATATTACCCGTAAACTAAAATCATCCTAGCTCGCCGGTAGATCGCCACTGCCCTTAGTAGGGAGTTTAGAGCTACCCATTAGGTATTTATCCACCTCATAAGCCGCTTCACGACCCTCAGAAATCGCCCATACGATGAGCGACTGCCCACGGCGCATATCGCCCGCAGCAAATATATTTGGGATGTTAGTCTGATATTTAGTATCTGCTTTGATATTTGTTCTATTATCCAATTCTAAGCCTAACTGCTGGCTTATGCTAGCTTCAGGGCCAGTAAAACCTAGAGCAAGTAAAGCAAGTTCGCAAGGCCATTCTTTCTCGCTTCCTTCGACTTCTTTTAGTTGTGGACGTTCACCTTTTTTACCAGGAACCCATTCAATCTCTACTGTCTTTAGGCCTTTTAAGTTGCCTTCTTTGTCTTTTATAAATTCTTTTGTACTTATACTCCAATTTCTATTTACGCCTTCTTCATGAGAGCTACTCGTCTTTAGAGTGAACGGCCAGTAAGGCCATGGATTTTGTTTTGTTCGACTGTCTGACGGCATTGGCATAATTTCAAAATTAGTTACCGATTTTGCACCATGTCTATTTGATGTTCCAACACAATCTGAACCGGTATCTCCACCACCAATAACAATAACATTTTTACCCTCTGCCGATAATTCAGGAGAAAGATCTTTCAATTTATCGACTACCTGATTATTATTTTTTAAAAATTCCATGGCTTGTACAACACCTTTAGCATCAGCTCCTGGAATTGGCAGACCGCGTCTTTGAGTTGCTCCGCCG encodes:
- a CDS encoding glutamate synthase subunit beta, translating into MGKLRGFLEYDRKEEQTEAVELRVKNYKEFTKDLDTEELNHQGARCMDCGIPFCHSGCPLGNLIPDFNHAVYENDWKKALQILHSTNNFPEFTGRLCPAPCESACVLGIIEPPVSIELIEKYIVERGFKEGWIVPNPPKNRTGKKVAVVGSGPAGMAAAQQLNRAGHDVTLFERDSKLGGLLRYGIPDFKLDKSVIDRRLKIMEDEGITFQPNTNVGVNYHVEKLKKYDAVVLTGGATQRRGLPIPGADAKGVVQAMEFLKNNNQVVDKLKDLSPELSAEGKNVIVIGGGDTGSDCVGTSNRHGAKSVTNFEIMPMPSDSRTKQNPWPYWPFTLKTSSSHEEGVNRNWSISTKEFIKDKEGNLKGLKTVEIEWVPGKKGERPQLKEVEGSEKEWPCELALLALGFTGPEASISQQLGLELDNRTNIKADTKYQTNIPNIFAAGDMRRGQSLIVWAISEGREAAYEVDKYLMGSSKLPTKGSGDLPAS